From the Thermococcus guaymasensis DSM 11113 genome, one window contains:
- a CDS encoding PEGA domain-containing protein has translation MVVLKGVHVIAITLILLFSGLVSASEYWVGFYGTPGHDALESVSIMPNGDIVAVGKVSFNGTTAPWAIRVDRYGEVLWSKYYPIPGAEGEFEALAVDEEGNIIAVGLLRKEAGSALTTDILVVKLDGNGEVLWARAYDGGPNEIGKSIKVVGNAIFVGGCTSIGDVPTAWILRLNPYGSVVWARAYSGPYPTFKPFLALNGSEILALGVLETGHPAVLRLNPLSGGIIDATEYTGLSTSSPIIAVGDGQYFLLNGNGTCLTVLQQGEEWTCYKPGFEGIDVSAAEYGAGVLYALSTAKPWSGINFYVLGLEGETVRLSRAYRLSDLDVPGSLAVSGDSLVVVGSTERFSSTVNTEGFIMRLPLNGAIKGYETKDVNPSVFTGSSSARKAEVSSESLLPRIYELEVEERDAPPVGFLRITTEGTEEPTMLYVDGKFWALFGGEGVFALAPGTHEVKLAAEGYYPYETTVSIEAGKETAIRAELERKIEYGTLVISSTPSSAAVYLNGTLVGWTPLTMNLTPGRYTLEVVKEGYEPYKGTIEVSANKETTIAVELEEVKTTTTSTVSTTTTTSAAPTTSSTQPLTTTSTSPQSESKTSTSKAGEITSTTKKGGICGPGTVLLLPIISPLLVRRLRRGRR, from the coding sequence TTATCGCAATAACGCTCATACTCCTGTTTTCGGGCCTGGTAAGTGCCTCTGAATACTGGGTGGGCTTCTACGGTACCCCCGGTCACGATGCACTTGAAAGCGTCTCCATAATGCCCAATGGAGACATCGTGGCAGTCGGAAAGGTGTCTTTTAACGGCACCACCGCTCCGTGGGCGATAAGGGTGGATCGTTACGGAGAAGTCCTATGGTCTAAGTACTACCCAATCCCCGGCGCGGAAGGGGAGTTCGAAGCACTCGCAGTTGATGAAGAAGGGAACATAATAGCCGTGGGCCTACTCAGGAAGGAAGCAGGATCGGCTCTAACTACAGACATCCTTGTGGTGAAGCTCGACGGGAACGGGGAAGTCCTGTGGGCGAGAGCCTATGATGGTGGGCCAAACGAAATCGGAAAGTCCATCAAGGTAGTGGGAAATGCGATCTTCGTCGGCGGCTGCACTTCCATTGGAGACGTTCCCACTGCCTGGATTCTCCGCTTAAACCCCTACGGGAGCGTTGTTTGGGCTAGGGCTTATTCTGGCCCGTACCCCACGTTCAAACCATTCCTAGCCCTAAACGGGAGTGAGATTCTGGCCCTCGGCGTGCTTGAGACCGGCCACCCTGCGGTGCTCCGGCTGAATCCCCTCAGCGGAGGGATCATTGATGCGACCGAGTACACAGGTCTGTCGACTTCGTCTCCAATAATAGCCGTTGGAGACGGCCAGTACTTCCTCCTCAATGGCAACGGAACATGCCTGACAGTGCTCCAGCAAGGAGAAGAGTGGACGTGTTACAAACCGGGCTTTGAGGGGATCGACGTTTCGGCGGCAGAATACGGCGCAGGGGTACTCTACGCCCTCAGCACCGCAAAGCCCTGGTCAGGGATTAATTTCTACGTCCTCGGCCTGGAAGGTGAGACGGTCAGGCTGAGCAGGGCGTACAGGCTCAGCGACCTTGACGTCCCCGGCTCCTTAGCCGTTTCCGGAGATTCTCTGGTCGTTGTTGGTTCGACCGAACGTTTTTCGTCGACTGTGAACACCGAAGGCTTTATCATGAGGCTCCCGCTCAACGGCGCGATCAAGGGGTACGAGACAAAGGACGTTAACCCTTCAGTGTTTACGGGCAGTTCCAGTGCGCGTAAGGCTGAAGTCTCTTCTGAATCACTCCTTCCAAGGATCTATGAACTAGAGGTCGAAGAAAGGGACGCTCCACCGGTGGGCTTCCTGAGAATAACTACAGAGGGAACTGAAGAACCCACTATGCTGTACGTGGACGGCAAATTCTGGGCACTGTTTGGCGGCGAGGGTGTTTTTGCACTTGCCCCCGGAACCCACGAGGTCAAGCTGGCGGCGGAAGGTTATTACCCCTACGAAACGACCGTTTCGATAGAGGCAGGGAAAGAGACCGCCATAAGGGCGGAACTTGAGAGAAAGATCGAGTACGGGACGCTGGTCATAAGCTCTACCCCCTCCAGTGCGGCCGTTTACCTCAACGGCACTCTCGTTGGGTGGACGCCCCTCACCATGAACCTCACCCCGGGCAGATATACTCTGGAGGTAGTGAAAGAGGGTTATGAGCCCTACAAGGGGACCATCGAAGTCTCCGCTAACAAAGAGACAACCATTGCGGTCGAGCTTGAGGAGGTTAAAACCACAACGACCTCGACAGTCAGCACTACCACGACAACCTCCGCGGCCCCAACAACTTCTTCAACACAGCCGCTAACCACAACGAGCACGAGTCCTCAAAGTGAGAGCAAGACGAGTACATCAAAGGCAGGCGAGATCACATCAACCACCAAGAAAGGGGGCATCTGCGGGCCGGGAACGGTCCTACTCCTGCCGATCATTTCACCCCTACTGGTGAGGAGGCTTCGGAGGGGTCGGAGGTAG